One Hevea brasiliensis isolate MT/VB/25A 57/8 chromosome 6, ASM3005281v1, whole genome shotgun sequence genomic window, GAAAGTTGGAATCCAATGTGGTCTGTATCAAGGTAAAGCAAATTCTAGTTTCGTAGTGTCTTTATTGGTATTATTTTCTCTGCCTGTTGACTATTTAGCGTTAGTAAAGCAGCAGTTAGTGTAGATCCTTGCTCTAAAATTCTTCCTATTTCTATCAATGCAGCATACTTACAGGGcttctttccttcatggtgagttTATTATATTTATTCACTGTACCAGTTGCTTTCAAAATGTGGTTGAATTTATTGTGGTTAAATCTTGCTTCTGGATCCATTGTGTTTTATCTATCACTGATTAATTCACTTATTTTACATGTAGCTTTTTGTGGTGTGTGTGTCTATTTCTTTTCCCTGGGAGTGCAGGGTGGGGTTAGATCTTGCTGATGCTGTAATTTTCACTAGACTAATGAGAAGTGTCTTgattatgtattatttttttttttttgttttttgagGAATGCTGGGCACTTCTTAATGCAGTGGCATCCTTGTATTGGAACCTTTGAAGCATACCTGAAATTTACTTAGCCTTCCACCTTTACCTGGAGTTGTTTTTCATCCAGGGTGAATTTTTGTTATGCAGATGGACAATAGTCCCACCACAGGCAGTGTGAACACTACTGATGCTGAGAAAGCACATCTAGCAAAGAATTCTCTAGCTTTCAATTGTAAGAAGTAAGTTGCTACACCTTCACAGATTTCTTTTCAGCTTTTATGTTCTATTTCTTACTGTTTGCTGCAAAATATTACCtttacttcatatatatatatatatatacatggcgACCAGCCAATGCAAGAATGTGCCCCTTTATGGTCATTGCTATTGTTATTGGTTGTTGGGTGTTTCTCTTTCTTTGCTTATCTTTTCAATTTCAAACAAGGTTTCTTGTTTCCCTGTCCACTAGCTATCATGTGCGTCGACATTGAAAAGTTTTATGCTTTTCTTGGTCATTGCCATCTTAACTTTCTTTAAGCTTTGATCTATTACATGTGCATTGTTATTTAAGATAGAATTTACAATAGCTAGCCTTGTCCAACACTTGGTCAAATCTTTCCTTCCCATATCCATTTTTAATCTCTAATTTCTCAATTGGTAATTCTTTTCTGAGCAGCCCAACATTTAGGAAGTTGTTTCCAGAGTATGTGGAGAAGTTTAACCAGCAGCAGCATTCTGAGCAGATTATTTCAGAGCGGGTGCCACAGGAGGAGAAATCCAGACCTAGTATGGAAAAACTTGATAATTCATTAGAAGATCTGAATAGAATAGATACACTGAAGGACACAAGAAGAAACGCAAAGCACACATTCCCAACCTGGGTGATGTTGT contains:
- the LOC110634620 gene encoding ubiquitin-conjugating enzyme E2 34 isoform X2, with the translated sequence MAEKSCVKRLQKEYRALCKEPVSHVVACPSPSDILEWHYVLEGSEGTAFAVHPESWNPMWSVSSILTGLLSFMMDNSPTTGSVNTTDAEKAHLAKNSLAFNCKNPTFRKLFPEYVEKFNQQQHSEQIISERVPQEEKSRPSMEKLDNSLEDLNRIDTLKDTRRNAKHTFPTWVMLLLVSIFGIVMALPLLQL
- the LOC110634620 gene encoding ubiquitin-conjugating enzyme E2 34 isoform X1 produces the protein MAEKSCVKRLQKEYRALCKEPVSHVVACPSPSDILEWHYVLEGSEGTAFAGGYYYGKIKFPPEYPYKPPGITMITPNGRFATQKKICLSMSDFHPESWNPMWSVSSILTGLLSFMMDNSPTTGSVNTTDAEKAHLAKNSLAFNCKNPTFRKLFPEYVEKFNQQQHSEQIISERVPQEEKSRPSMEKLDNSLEDLNRIDTLKDTRRNAKHTFPTWVMLLLVSIFGIVMALPLLQL